One region of Xylanimonas ulmi genomic DNA includes:
- a CDS encoding helix-turn-helix transcriptional regulator, which translates to MLLLLQTRQRMTTTELAERLEVSRRTVLRDVEALSIAGVPVYAERGRNGGIVLLPGARFDAAHLEPGELEALSVAGLDGEPLERLGLSAAHERAVGKIAARQAAPGSANLLRLADLVVVDSSAWLTGPTAGVDVAELAQALRHRRRLRIQYRRSAEGRASTRVVDPYGLVAKSGRWYLIADDQGAGRLFALERLSDYEPLDAPAAIRPGQSLRTVWAALRERTETSGQVSVTARLRESRLDLARRILGARLHEVRDAERGWCTVVVRYRDVEAVRQLLQFGDHIEVLTPPSARERIRQLAADLAERHAPPSDDRAVAPPSDAVRGG; encoded by the coding sequence ATGCTGTTGCTCTTGCAGACGCGCCAGCGCATGACCACCACCGAACTCGCCGAGCGCCTGGAGGTCTCCCGGCGCACGGTGCTGCGAGATGTCGAGGCGCTCTCGATCGCCGGTGTGCCGGTGTACGCGGAGCGGGGGCGCAACGGCGGGATCGTCCTGCTCCCCGGCGCGCGGTTCGACGCCGCCCACCTTGAGCCCGGCGAGCTGGAGGCGTTGTCCGTCGCCGGTTTGGACGGCGAGCCGTTGGAGCGCCTCGGGCTGAGCGCGGCGCACGAGAGGGCCGTGGGCAAGATCGCCGCCCGCCAGGCGGCGCCCGGGAGCGCGAACCTCTTGCGGTTGGCCGACCTGGTCGTGGTGGACAGCAGCGCGTGGCTGACGGGTCCGACGGCGGGCGTGGACGTCGCTGAACTCGCCCAGGCGCTGCGTCATCGACGCCGGCTGCGCATCCAGTACCGGCGCAGCGCCGAGGGGCGGGCGTCCACGCGGGTCGTCGACCCGTACGGGCTCGTGGCGAAGTCGGGCCGCTGGTACCTCATCGCCGACGACCAGGGCGCCGGCCGGCTGTTCGCCCTGGAACGGCTCTCGGACTACGAGCCGCTCGACGCGCCGGCCGCAATCCGCCCAGGCCAGAGCCTGCGGACCGTGTGGGCGGCGTTGCGGGAGCGCACCGAGACCTCAGGTCAGGTGAGCGTGACCGCGCGTCTGCGCGAGAGCCGACTCGACCTCGCGCGGCGCATCCTCGGCGCCCGCCTCCACGAGGTCCGCGACGCCGAGCGGGGGTGGTGCACCGTCGTCGTCCGCTACCGGGACGTCGAGGCGGTGCGCCAACTCCTCCAGTTCGGCGACCACATCGAGGTGCTCACCCCGCCGTCTGCACGCGAACGCATCCGTCAGCTCGCCGCGGACCTGGCCGAGCGGCACGCGCCCCCGTCGGACGACCGCGCAGTGGCGCCCCCCAGCGACGCCGTCCGGGGCGGGTGA
- a CDS encoding VOC family protein, translated as MPTPNLFLTCVRDAEAATAFYSSLFEVEPTFTSPRYVAFDVAPGVAFALWTGRSEHAVASTPRTSEVGLMVPGPASAVDEIFTRWVAQGAQVVQEPYDDVFGRTFVVADPDGNLIRVSPTD; from the coding sequence GTGCCCACACCCAACCTGTTCCTGACCTGCGTCCGCGACGCCGAGGCGGCCACCGCCTTCTACAGCAGCCTGTTCGAGGTCGAGCCGACCTTCACCAGCCCCCGCTACGTGGCCTTCGACGTGGCCCCAGGTGTCGCGTTCGCGTTGTGGACCGGCCGCAGCGAGCACGCCGTGGCGAGCACCCCGCGCACGAGCGAGGTCGGGCTGATGGTGCCCGGTCCGGCGTCCGCGGTGGACGAGATCTTCACGAGGTGGGTCGCCCAGGGCGCCCAGGTCGTGCAGGAGCCGTACGACGACGTCTTCGGCCGCACCTTTGTGGTCGCGGACCCGGACGGCAATCTCATCCGGGTCTCCCCGACCGACTGA
- a CDS encoding M1 family metallopeptidase yields the protein MPQRRSADPDRYLPHHGSGDYVVDHYALDLRYRVEPNRLEGVARLSVRALAPLEEVRLDLVGLRVTRAEVGGKAAKFTRKPRSLRVRLPRPLEAGATTTVAVTYAGNPRPAKGPWGETGWEELSEGVLVAGQPDGAPTWFPCNDHSGYKATLDLTLTTDAPYTVVANAPVATVTRRAGTRTWVFERTEPLSTYLATVQIGRYDVVALGARETPRVRVARPAAQAAAVAHDLDRHDELLECFEELFGPYPFGSYTVVVTSDELEIPLEAHGTAVFGANHLDGTRPEDRLVAHELAHQWFGNAVTARTLADIWLHEGFACYAEWLWSQRSGGPSAQALADEHHARLVRAPQDLVLTDPGPERVFDDRVYKRGALTLHALRTRVGDEAFFALVREWTRRHSGAVVTTADFRALVAERCGAPAADGLTPWLDAAPLPAISPR from the coding sequence ATGCCGCAACGCCGGTCCGCCGACCCCGACCGCTACCTGCCGCACCACGGGAGCGGTGACTACGTCGTCGACCATTACGCGCTCGACCTGCGCTATCGCGTCGAGCCCAACCGGCTGGAGGGCGTCGCGCGCCTGAGCGTGCGGGCCCTGGCGCCCCTGGAGGAGGTGCGGCTCGACCTGGTGGGCCTGCGCGTCACGCGCGCCGAGGTGGGCGGCAAAGCGGCCAAGTTCACGCGCAAGCCCCGCTCGCTGCGCGTGCGGCTGCCGCGCCCGCTGGAGGCCGGGGCGACGACGACGGTCGCAGTCACCTACGCGGGCAACCCGAGGCCCGCCAAGGGGCCGTGGGGCGAGACCGGGTGGGAGGAGCTGAGCGAGGGCGTGCTGGTCGCGGGCCAGCCCGACGGCGCCCCGACGTGGTTCCCGTGCAACGACCACTCGGGCTACAAGGCCACGCTCGACCTCACGCTCACGACCGACGCGCCCTACACCGTGGTGGCCAACGCGCCCGTCGCGACGGTCACGCGCCGCGCCGGGACGCGCACCTGGGTGTTCGAGCGCACCGAGCCGCTGTCGACCTACCTGGCCACGGTGCAGATCGGTCGCTACGACGTCGTCGCGCTGGGCGCGCGGGAGACTCCGCGGGTGCGGGTCGCGCGCCCGGCCGCGCAGGCGGCCGCCGTCGCGCACGACCTGGACCGGCACGACGAGCTGCTGGAGTGCTTCGAGGAGCTGTTCGGCCCCTATCCGTTCGGCTCCTACACCGTGGTGGTGACCTCCGACGAACTGGAGATCCCGCTCGAGGCGCATGGCACGGCCGTGTTCGGCGCCAACCACCTCGACGGCACGCGCCCCGAGGACCGCCTGGTGGCGCACGAGCTCGCGCACCAGTGGTTCGGCAACGCGGTGACCGCGCGGACGCTGGCGGACATCTGGCTGCACGAGGGGTTCGCCTGCTACGCCGAGTGGCTGTGGTCGCAGCGCTCGGGCGGCCCGAGCGCGCAGGCGCTGGCGGACGAGCACCACGCGCGCCTGGTTCGGGCGCCGCAGGACCTGGTGCTCACCGACCCCGGCCCCGAGCGGGTGTTCGACGACCGGGTCTACAAGCGCGGGGCGTTGACGCTGCACGCGCTGCGCACGCGCGTGGGCGACGAGGCGTTCTTCGCGCTGGTGCGCGAGTGGACCCGCCGGCACAGCGGGGCGGTCGTGACGACGGCGGACTTCCGCGCGCTGGTCGCCGAGCGCTGCGGCGCCCCGGCCGCAGACGGCCTGACCCCGTGGCTCGACGCCGCCCCCCTCCCCGCGATCTCGCCGCGCTGA